A DNA window from Streptomyces canus contains the following coding sequences:
- a CDS encoding RNA polymerase sigma factor — protein MDRADVGALVQSAVDGDAAAWKALVEGLSPLVWSVVRAHRLSDADAHEVYQTVWFRFAQHLGRIREPDKAKSWLASTARHECLKVLKSLKRLTVTDDPQLLDRISEDRTPEQSFIDSEEAAAQSERVRYLWQEFEELGERCRQLLRILMASPKPGYQEVSAALGVAVGSIGPLRQRCLRRLRARLEARGAV, from the coding sequence GTGGACCGAGCAGATGTCGGTGCGCTGGTCCAGTCCGCCGTCGACGGTGACGCGGCGGCCTGGAAGGCGCTCGTGGAAGGGCTGAGCCCCCTGGTGTGGTCCGTCGTGCGCGCGCACCGGCTCTCCGACGCCGACGCGCACGAGGTGTACCAGACCGTGTGGTTCCGCTTCGCCCAGCACCTCGGGCGGATCCGCGAACCCGACAAGGCCAAGTCCTGGCTGGCGAGCACCGCGCGCCACGAGTGCCTGAAGGTGCTCAAGAGCTTGAAGCGGCTGACCGTCACGGACGATCCGCAGCTCCTGGACCGGATCAGCGAGGACCGCACGCCCGAGCAGTCGTTCATCGACTCCGAGGAGGCCGCCGCGCAGAGCGAGCGCGTCCGGTACCTGTGGCAGGAGTTCGAGGAACTCGGCGAGCGCTGCCGGCAGTTGCTGCGCATCCTGATGGCCTCGCCGAAGCCCGGCTACCAGGAAGTGTCCGCCGCCCTGGGTGTCGCGGTGGGCAGCATCGGACCACTGCGCCAGCGCTGCCTGAGGCGGTTGCGGGCGCGGCTCGAAGCCCGGGGGGCGGTATGA
- a CDS encoding N-formylglutamate amidohydrolase, translated as MPSFDLLPGAEQSPVILHVPHSGREIPAEVRAGIVLDDFALERELDHIVDAHTARLAEEAARQARLMPWRFVNRLSRLVVDPERFPDEREEMLAVGMGAVYTRTTHGEELRPADTDPEPLLARYFRPYARAMTEAVAQRLAVTGRAVVIDVHSYPSAPLPYELHGEGPRPPVCLGTDSFHTPPELLAAAREAFGEVGLDSPFGGAYVPLEFYGREPRVSALMVEIRRDTYMTEPGGPAGPGLLRLAQALATLVDALESPDARFRR; from the coding sequence ATGCCCTCGTTCGACCTGTTGCCCGGTGCCGAGCAGTCGCCGGTGATCCTCCATGTGCCGCACTCGGGGCGGGAGATACCGGCCGAGGTGCGGGCCGGGATCGTGCTGGACGACTTCGCGCTGGAGCGGGAGCTCGATCACATCGTCGACGCGCACACGGCTCGGCTCGCCGAGGAGGCGGCTCGCCAGGCCCGCCTGATGCCGTGGCGGTTCGTGAACCGGCTCTCCCGGCTGGTCGTCGATCCCGAACGGTTTCCGGACGAGCGGGAGGAGATGCTCGCCGTGGGGATGGGGGCCGTGTACACGCGGACCACGCACGGGGAGGAGCTGCGGCCCGCGGACACCGACCCCGAGCCGCTCCTCGCGCGCTACTTCCGGCCGTACGCCCGGGCGATGACCGAGGCCGTGGCCCAGCGGCTGGCCGTCACCGGACGGGCGGTCGTCATCGACGTGCACTCCTATCCCAGTGCGCCGCTGCCCTACGAGCTGCACGGCGAGGGGCCACGGCCGCCGGTCTGCCTCGGTACCGACTCCTTCCACACCCCGCCCGAGCTGCTCGCCGCGGCCCGGGAGGCGTTCGGGGAGGTCGGGCTGGACAGTCCGTTCGGTGGGGCGTACGTGCCGCTGGAGTTCTACGGGCGCGAGCCCCGGGTGAGTGCCCTGATGGTGGAGATTCGGCGGGACACGTACATGACGGAACCGGGCGGGCCCGCCGGGCCGGGGCTGCTCCGGCTCGCGCAGGCACTCGCGACTCTCGTGGACGCTCTGGAGTCTCCTGACGCCCGGTTCAGACGGTGA
- a CDS encoding DUF5713 family protein, whose protein sequence is MNISNQQVTAHSFLEALHRDGYYPERAVDRGKEILRRLCERIEADRPADPAALYVLTQAATEEFNDLQDDDFDIETVAREEIAGNFRFVADAYGFADADVEELIATRDW, encoded by the coding sequence ATGAACATCAGCAACCAGCAGGTGACCGCCCACTCGTTCCTCGAGGCGCTCCACCGCGACGGCTACTACCCCGAGCGCGCGGTGGACCGGGGCAAGGAGATCCTGCGGCGGCTGTGCGAGCGGATCGAGGCGGACCGGCCCGCCGACCCGGCCGCGCTGTACGTGCTGACCCAGGCGGCCACCGAGGAGTTCAACGACCTGCAGGACGACGACTTCGACATCGAGACCGTGGCCCGCGAGGAGATAGCCGGGAACTTCCGGTTCGTGGCCGACGCCTACGGCTTCGCGGACGCCGACGTCGAGGAGCTCATCGCGACCCGGGACTGGTGA
- a CDS encoding NADP-dependent isocitrate dehydrogenase has product MTDSTIIYTHTDEAPALATYSFLPVVQAYASQAGVSVETRDISLAGRIIAVFPEYLTEDQRIPDALHELGELAKTPEANIIKLPNISASIPQLKAAVAELQAQGYALPDYPDDPKTDEERDIQARYDKVKGSAVNPVLREGNSDRRAPASVKNYAKNHPHRMGAWSSESKTNVATMGVDDFRSTEKSVVISEAGSLRIELVGDDGSTTVLRESVPVLEGEVVDASVLHVAPLREFLTAQIARAKSEDVLFSVHLKATMMKVSDPIIFGHVVRAFFPKTFAQYGQTLAAAGLTPNDGLGGIYKGLESLPEGAAIKASFDAELAEGPALAMVDSDKGITNLHVPSDVIVDASMPAMIRTSGHMWGPDGQEADTLAVLPDSSYAGVYQAVIEDCRANGAYDPSTMGSVPNVGLMAQKAEEYGSHDKTFEIQTTGTVRLVDQNGNAVIEQTVSAGDIFRACQTKDAPIRDWVKLAVTRARATGNPAVFWLDETRAHDANLITKVKQYLTEHDTEGLDIRVLNPVEATKLSVERIRRGEDTISVTGNVLRDYLTDLFPILELGTSAKMLSVVPLMAGGGLFETGAGGSAPKHVQQLVKEDYLRWDSLGEFFALVPSLEQYADFTGNSRAKVLADTLDRATATFLNEDKSPTRRVGGIDNRGSHFYLSLYWAQELAAQTDDADLAKAFAPLAETLAANEQKIVEELNAVQGKPADIGGYYQPDPAKAAKIMRPSTTWNETLASLS; this is encoded by the coding sequence GTGACTGACTCGACCATCATCTATACGCACACTGACGAGGCCCCGGCCCTGGCGACGTATTCCTTCCTGCCGGTGGTCCAGGCGTACGCGTCGCAGGCGGGTGTCTCCGTGGAGACGCGGGACATCTCGCTGGCGGGGCGCATCATCGCCGTGTTCCCGGAGTACCTGACCGAGGACCAGCGGATCCCGGACGCCCTGCACGAGCTGGGCGAACTGGCCAAGACGCCCGAGGCCAACATCATCAAGCTGCCGAACATCTCGGCGTCGATCCCGCAGCTCAAGGCCGCCGTCGCCGAGCTTCAGGCCCAGGGCTACGCGCTGCCGGACTACCCGGACGACCCGAAGACCGACGAGGAGCGGGACATCCAGGCCCGCTACGACAAGGTCAAGGGTTCCGCCGTGAACCCGGTCCTGCGTGAGGGCAACTCCGACCGCCGCGCCCCCGCCTCGGTCAAGAACTACGCCAAGAACCACCCGCACCGCATGGGCGCATGGTCGTCGGAGTCCAAGACCAACGTGGCGACCATGGGTGTGGACGACTTCCGCTCCACCGAGAAGTCCGTCGTGATCTCCGAGGCCGGCTCGCTGCGGATCGAGCTGGTCGGCGACGACGGCTCCACCACCGTGCTGCGCGAGTCCGTTCCGGTTCTCGAGGGCGAGGTCGTCGACGCCTCGGTGCTGCACGTGGCCCCGCTGCGGGAGTTCCTCACCGCGCAGATCGCCCGCGCCAAGTCGGAGGACGTGCTGTTCTCCGTGCACCTGAAGGCCACGATGATGAAGGTCTCGGACCCGATCATCTTCGGTCACGTGGTGCGCGCGTTCTTCCCGAAGACCTTCGCGCAGTACGGCCAGACGCTCGCCGCGGCCGGCCTGACCCCGAACGACGGTCTGGGCGGCATCTACAAGGGCCTGGAGTCCCTGCCCGAGGGTGCCGCGATCAAGGCGTCCTTCGACGCCGAGCTCGCCGAGGGCCCGGCCCTGGCGATGGTCGACTCCGACAAGGGCATCACCAACCTCCACGTGCCGTCCGACGTGATCGTGGACGCCTCGATGCCGGCCATGATCCGCACCTCCGGCCACATGTGGGGCCCGGACGGTCAGGAGGCCGACACCCTCGCGGTCCTGCCTGACTCGTCGTACGCCGGTGTCTACCAGGCCGTGATCGAGGACTGCCGTGCCAACGGCGCCTACGACCCGTCGACCATGGGCTCCGTCCCGAACGTCGGCCTCATGGCGCAGAAGGCCGAGGAGTACGGCTCCCACGACAAGACCTTCGAGATCCAGACCACCGGTACGGTCCGCCTCGTCGACCAGAACGGCAACGCCGTCATCGAGCAGACGGTCTCCGCCGGCGACATCTTCCGCGCCTGCCAGACCAAGGACGCCCCGATCCGCGACTGGGTGAAGCTGGCCGTCACCCGCGCCCGCGCCACCGGCAACCCGGCGGTGTTCTGGCTGGACGAGACCCGCGCCCACGACGCCAACCTGATCACCAAGGTCAAGCAGTACCTGACCGAGCACGACACCGAGGGCCTGGACATCCGCGTCCTGAACCCGGTCGAGGCGACCAAGCTGTCGGTGGAGCGCATCCGCCGCGGCGAGGACACCATCTCCGTCACCGGCAACGTGCTGCGCGACTACCTCACCGACCTGTTCCCGATCCTGGAGCTGGGCACCAGCGCCAAGATGCTGTCGGTCGTCCCGCTGATGGCGGGCGGCGGCCTGTTCGAGACGGGCGCCGGCGGCTCCGCGCCGAAGCACGTCCAGCAGCTGGTCAAGGAGGACTACCTGCGCTGGGACTCCCTCGGTGAGTTCTTCGCGCTGGTCCCGTCCCTGGAGCAGTACGCCGACTTCACGGGCAACTCCCGCGCGAAGGTCCTCGCCGACACCCTCGACCGCGCCACGGCGACCTTCCTCAACGAGGACAAGTCCCCCACCCGTCGTGTCGGCGGCATCGACAACCGCGGCAGCCACTTCTACCTGTCCCTGTACTGGGCCCAGGAGCTGGCCGCGCAGACCGACGACGCGGACCTGGCGAAGGCCTTCGCCCCGCTCGCGGAGACACTCGCCGCGAACGAGCAGAAGATCGTCGAAGAGCTGAACGCCGTCCAGGGCAAGCCGGCCGACATCGGCGGCTACTACCAGCCCGACCCGGCCAAGGCCGCGAAGATCATGCGCCCGTCGACGACGTGGAACGAGACGCTGGCGTCCCTGAGCTGA
- a CDS encoding M1 family metallopeptidase, giving the protein MRYRTRVTAPAALLGTVAALSVASPAHADPETGTPGPETLGDPVFPSLGNDGYRVGAYHLDLAYDATTRLVEATATLTLTTTQELSRLSLDALGLDVHEVLLDGVPAAREQAGEKLRITPAVSLAAQTTATVTVTYTADPRAALAHTAWVPTPDGFAVCPQPNTAHTVFPCNDHPSDKADFTFRITVPAGLRGVASGHLVSTEELGDGRTAYCYRSREPIATEIVQITVGDYVIKDRQGPHGLPLRDVVPTARAAALEPALALTPNLVSWIEQRLGAFPFETYGLLPCNNDASDAFDFTGLETQTLTLYKPNFLLQAEKSIGSHMMHELVHSYFGNSVSPATWSDLWLNEGHADFYGLLYRYERGWADSLGLTTMEARMKDTYARGDQWRKSSGPVAAPNEANLFDSQRYLGGVLVLYALRQQVGESVFSAIESTFLERFRNASASTGDYIAVASEVSGADQSGFLRDWLYGTKTPRMPGHPDWTVTPVSSALRQPQNRTDGHWHDNSATL; this is encoded by the coding sequence ATGAGATATCGCACCAGAGTGACGGCCCCGGCAGCTCTGCTCGGCACCGTGGCGGCCCTGTCCGTGGCCTCCCCGGCGCACGCGGACCCGGAGACCGGCACCCCTGGCCCGGAGACCCTCGGGGATCCCGTCTTCCCGAGCCTCGGCAATGACGGCTACCGCGTCGGCGCCTATCACCTCGACCTCGCGTACGACGCCACGACCCGGCTCGTCGAGGCGACGGCGACCCTGACGCTCACCACCACCCAGGAGCTGAGCCGCCTCTCCCTGGACGCGCTGGGCCTCGACGTGCACGAGGTGCTGCTCGACGGCGTGCCCGCCGCCCGGGAGCAGGCCGGCGAGAAGCTGCGGATCACCCCGGCCGTCTCGCTGGCCGCGCAGACCACGGCGACCGTGACCGTGACGTACACGGCGGACCCGCGTGCCGCTCTCGCCCACACCGCCTGGGTGCCCACCCCGGACGGCTTCGCGGTCTGCCCCCAGCCCAACACGGCGCACACCGTCTTCCCGTGCAACGACCACCCCTCGGACAAGGCGGACTTCACCTTCCGCATCACCGTCCCGGCCGGCCTCAGGGGCGTCGCGAGCGGCCACCTGGTGAGCACCGAGGAGCTCGGCGACGGCCGAACCGCGTACTGCTACCGGTCCCGGGAGCCGATCGCCACCGAGATCGTGCAGATCACGGTCGGCGACTACGTGATCAAGGACCGGCAAGGGCCGCACGGACTCCCGCTCAGGGACGTCGTCCCGACCGCCCGGGCCGCCGCCCTGGAGCCCGCGCTCGCCCTCACCCCGAACCTGGTGAGCTGGATCGAGCAGCGGCTCGGGGCCTTCCCGTTCGAGACGTACGGCCTGCTGCCGTGCAACAACGACGCCTCGGACGCCTTCGACTTCACGGGTCTGGAGACCCAGACCCTCACCCTGTACAAGCCGAACTTCCTGCTCCAGGCGGAGAAGAGCATCGGCTCGCACATGATGCACGAGCTGGTGCACTCCTACTTCGGCAACAGCGTGAGCCCGGCGACCTGGTCCGACCTGTGGCTCAACGAGGGCCACGCCGACTTCTACGGGCTGCTCTACCGCTACGAGCGCGGCTGGGCCGACTCCCTCGGTCTCACCACGATGGAAGCGCGCATGAAGGACACCTACGCGCGCGGCGACCAGTGGCGCAAGTCCTCGGGCCCGGTCGCCGCCCCGAACGAGGCGAACCTCTTCGACAGCCAGCGCTACCTCGGCGGTGTCCTCGTCCTGTACGCGCTGCGCCAGCAGGTCGGCGAGAGCGTCTTCAGCGCGATCGAGTCCACCTTCCTGGAGCGCTTCCGCAACGCCTCGGCGTCGACCGGCGACTACATCGCCGTCGCCTCGGAGGTCTCCGGCGCCGACCAGTCCGGCTTCCTGCGGGACTGGCTCTACGGCACGAAGACCCCGAGGATGCCGGGCCACCCCGACTGGACGGTGACGCCGGTCAGCTCCGCGCTGCGGCAGCCGCAGAACCGCACGGACGGCCACTGGCACGACAACTCGGCGACCCTGTAG
- a CDS encoding mechanosensitive ion channel family protein, whose amino-acid sequence MDDMVGAGIAVVAGLVAAFLLRMLLKWLGKHADRTKWGGDDVLVAALRTVVPSAAIAGGIAAAAAAMPLTKAVQHTVNQVLTVLLIFVVTVAAARLVAGLVRTVTTSRSGVAGSATIFVNITRVLVLALGFLVVLQTLGISIAPMLTALGVGGLAVALALQDTLANLFAGIHILASKTVQPGDYIRLASGEEGYVEDINWRQTTVRALSNNLIVVPNGELAKTNMTNFMRPEQQLTILVQVGVAYDSDLDHVERVTCEVVTEVMTEVEGALPEHEPLVRFHTFGDSRIGFTVILGVGEFSDQFRIKHEFIKQLHKRYRKEGIRIPAPTRTVALQQGSVSIPHQRGAETVIEPGEVPSARLD is encoded by the coding sequence ATGGACGACATGGTCGGCGCCGGCATCGCCGTGGTGGCGGGCCTGGTGGCGGCCTTCCTGCTGCGCATGCTGCTCAAGTGGCTGGGCAAGCACGCGGACCGCACCAAGTGGGGCGGCGACGACGTCCTCGTGGCCGCGCTGCGGACCGTGGTGCCCTCGGCGGCGATCGCGGGCGGCATAGCCGCGGCCGCGGCGGCGATGCCGCTGACCAAGGCGGTCCAGCACACCGTCAACCAGGTGCTGACCGTGCTGTTGATCTTCGTCGTCACGGTGGCGGCGGCCCGGCTGGTCGCAGGGCTCGTGCGGACGGTCACCACGTCCCGCTCCGGGGTCGCCGGTTCGGCCACGATCTTCGTCAACATCACGCGGGTGCTGGTCCTGGCGCTCGGTTTCCTCGTCGTCCTGCAGACCCTCGGCATCTCCATAGCGCCGATGCTCACCGCCCTCGGCGTCGGCGGTCTCGCGGTCGCGCTGGCCCTCCAGGACACCCTCGCCAACCTCTTCGCGGGCATCCACATCCTCGCCTCCAAGACCGTCCAGCCCGGCGACTACATCCGGCTGGCCAGCGGCGAGGAGGGCTACGTCGAGGACATCAACTGGCGCCAGACGACGGTCCGCGCGCTCTCCAACAACCTGATCGTCGTGCCCAACGGCGAGCTCGCCAAGACGAACATGACCAACTTCATGCGTCCCGAGCAGCAGTTGACGATCCTGGTCCAGGTCGGCGTGGCCTACGACAGCGATCTCGACCACGTCGAGCGGGTCACCTGCGAGGTCGTCACCGAGGTCATGACCGAGGTCGAGGGAGCCCTCCCGGAGCACGAACCGCTGGTCCGCTTCCACACCTTCGGTGACTCCCGGATCGGCTTCACGGTCATCCTGGGCGTCGGTGAGTTCAGCGACCAGTTCCGCATCAAGCACGAGTTCATCAAGCAGCTGCACAAGCGCTACCGCAAGGAGGGCATCCGGATCCCGGCGCCGACGCGGACCGTCGCCCTCCAGCAGGGGTCGGTGTCGATACCGCACCAGCGTGGAGCGGAGACCGTGATCGAGCCGGGCGAGGTGCCCTCCGCCCGGCTCGACTGA
- a CDS encoding lysylphosphatidylglycerol synthase transmembrane domain-containing protein, translated as MTAVELPQGRPFQRLPVRRIRQILCLVPLLLVTLVAVRHRSVLAEGFGHLRHAEWPWLLAAAGATCLTWVAASFTRQGAVVERLPRRRLLATQFAAGAANHLLPTGLGAGAVNLRFMTVCGVSLARSSAALALYLLAESIGRLTLLAVLFVAFPDALRLDGLLPDTAVGPLLLGLGAVLVVAVGVLAGVRRVRTAVGSFLRTALGEARSVHTRPSRALALWGGSLAFPALQAAGLASVGQALGLSVPPAHMAVAYLAATCAVALVPTPGGVGSVEAALVVALVAAGGPVAVATAVVLAYRIITVWVPLVPGALTLGALVRLKVI; from the coding sequence GTGACAGCGGTAGAGCTCCCCCAGGGACGCCCTTTCCAGCGCCTGCCCGTCCGCCGTATTCGCCAGATCCTGTGTCTGGTCCCGCTCCTGCTGGTCACCCTCGTGGCGGTGCGGCACCGGTCCGTGCTCGCCGAGGGCTTCGGCCATCTGCGGCATGCCGAGTGGCCGTGGCTCCTCGCCGCGGCCGGTGCCACCTGTCTGACCTGGGTGGCCGCCTCCTTCACCCGGCAGGGCGCGGTGGTGGAGCGGCTTCCCCGGCGGCGACTGCTGGCGACACAGTTCGCGGCGGGCGCGGCGAACCACCTGTTGCCGACGGGCCTCGGCGCGGGGGCGGTCAATCTGCGCTTCATGACGGTGTGTGGTGTCTCGCTCGCCCGCTCCTCGGCCGCGCTCGCCCTGTATCTGCTGGCGGAGTCGATCGGCCGGCTCACCCTGCTGGCCGTACTGTTCGTCGCCTTCCCGGACGCGCTGCGCCTCGACGGGCTGCTGCCCGACACCGCGGTGGGTCCGCTGCTGCTGGGCCTGGGCGCGGTGCTCGTGGTGGCCGTGGGTGTGCTCGCGGGTGTCCGCCGGGTGCGGACGGCCGTGGGTTCCTTCCTGCGGACCGCGCTGGGCGAGGCCCGCTCGGTGCACACCCGCCCGTCCCGGGCGCTCGCGCTGTGGGGCGGTTCGCTCGCCTTCCCGGCGCTGCAGGCGGCCGGGCTGGCCTCGGTGGGGCAGGCGCTGGGGCTCTCGGTGCCGCCGGCGCACATGGCCGTGGCGTATCTGGCGGCGACCTGCGCGGTGGCGCTGGTGCCCACACCGGGCGGGGTCGGCTCGGTGGAGGCGGCTCTGGTGGTGGCGCTGGTGGCGGCCGGCGGCCCGGTGGCCGTGGCCACGGCGGTGGTGCTCGCCTACCGGATCATCACGGTCTGGGTGCCGCTGGTGCCGGGGGCGCTGACGCTGGGTGCGCTGGTGCGGCTGAAGGTGATCTGA
- a CDS encoding ABC transporter ATP-binding protein: METTAWTQLHSVMTAEQERRPFARATLRRIGSFARPHRTRIARFVVLGVATALLAVATPVLAGHIVDAIVSGDDEGKVVRLALLIALIAVAEAALGVLGRRLSAALGEGLILDLRTAVFDHVQRMPVAFFTRTRTGALVSRLNNDVIGAQRAFSNTLSGVVSNLVTLLLTLVVMLTLSWQITLLALALLPVFVIPARRMGSRMARMQREAAALNAAMGTRMTERFSAPGATLVKLFGRPEQESEEFAARARRVADIGVRTATAQSVFITALTLVSALALALVYGLGGWFALRGSLEPGAVVSLALLLTRMYAPLTALAGARVEVMSALVSFERVFEVLDLKPLIEDKPDAREVPEGPVAVEFSDVRFGYPSADKVSLASLEEVASLDTRGGAEVLHGVSFRAEPGQTVALVGSSGAGKSTVAQLLPRLYDVDEGAVRIGGVDVRDVTAGSLRATLGMVTQDGHLFHDTVRANLLLARPEATEAELWDALRRSRLDDLVRSLPDGLDTVVGERGYRLSGGERQRMTIARLLLARQRVVILDEATAHLDNTSEAAVQEALAEALEGRTAIVIAHRLSTIRTADQILVVEDGRIVERGTHEELLAFDGRYAELYRTQFASHDDGMTETAVA, encoded by the coding sequence ATGGAGACCACAGCCTGGACACAGCTGCACAGTGTCATGACCGCCGAACAGGAGCGCCGCCCGTTCGCCCGCGCGACGCTGCGCCGCATCGGCTCGTTCGCCCGCCCGCACCGTACCCGTATCGCCCGCTTCGTCGTACTCGGGGTGGCGACCGCGCTGCTCGCCGTCGCCACGCCCGTACTGGCCGGACACATCGTCGACGCGATCGTGTCGGGCGACGACGAGGGCAAGGTCGTACGCCTGGCCCTGCTCATCGCCCTCATCGCGGTCGCGGAGGCCGCGCTCGGCGTCCTCGGCAGACGGCTGTCGGCCGCGCTCGGGGAGGGACTCATCCTCGATCTGCGGACGGCTGTGTTCGATCATGTGCAGCGCATGCCGGTCGCGTTCTTCACACGCACTCGTACGGGAGCGCTGGTCTCCCGTCTCAACAATGACGTCATCGGCGCGCAGCGCGCCTTCAGCAACACCCTGTCGGGCGTGGTCAGCAACCTGGTCACCCTGCTGCTGACCCTTGTGGTGATGCTCACCCTGTCCTGGCAGATCACCCTGCTCGCGCTCGCGCTGCTCCCGGTGTTCGTGATCCCGGCCCGCCGCATGGGCAGCCGGATGGCCCGGATGCAGCGGGAGGCGGCCGCGCTGAACGCGGCCATGGGCACGAGGATGACCGAGCGGTTCTCCGCGCCCGGCGCCACCCTGGTCAAGCTCTTCGGCCGCCCCGAGCAGGAGTCCGAGGAGTTCGCGGCCCGGGCCCGCCGCGTGGCCGACATCGGCGTCCGCACCGCCACCGCCCAGTCGGTGTTCATCACCGCCCTGACCCTGGTCTCCGCACTGGCTCTCGCCCTGGTCTACGGCCTCGGCGGCTGGTTCGCGCTGCGCGGCAGCCTGGAACCGGGCGCCGTGGTCTCCCTCGCGCTGCTCCTGACCCGCATGTACGCCCCGCTCACCGCCCTCGCCGGCGCCCGCGTCGAAGTCATGAGCGCCCTGGTCAGCTTCGAGCGGGTCTTCGAGGTACTCGACCTGAAACCGCTGATCGAGGACAAGCCGGACGCCCGCGAGGTCCCCGAGGGACCGGTCGCCGTCGAGTTCTCGGACGTCCGCTTCGGCTACCCTTCCGCCGACAAGGTCTCCCTGGCCTCCCTGGAGGAGGTCGCCTCCCTCGACACCCGCGGCGGCGCCGAGGTCCTGCACGGCGTCTCCTTCCGCGCCGAACCCGGACAGACCGTCGCCCTCGTCGGCTCCTCCGGCGCCGGGAAGTCGACCGTCGCGCAACTGCTGCCGCGGCTCTACGACGTGGACGAGGGCGCCGTACGCATCGGCGGCGTCGACGTCCGCGACGTGACCGCCGGGTCCCTGCGGGCCACCCTCGGCATGGTCACCCAGGACGGCCATCTCTTCCACGACACGGTCCGCGCGAACCTGCTGCTGGCCCGCCCGGAGGCGACCGAGGCCGAGCTGTGGGACGCCCTGCGCCGCTCCCGCCTCGACGATCTCGTACGGTCCCTGCCGGACGGTCTCGACACCGTGGTCGGCGAGCGCGGCTACCGGCTCTCCGGCGGCGAGCGTCAGCGCATGACCATCGCCCGTCTCCTGCTGGCCCGCCAGCGTGTGGTCATCCTCGACGAGGCCACCGCCCACCTGGACAACACCTCGGAGGCCGCCGTCCAGGAGGCGCTCGCCGAGGCGCTGGAGGGCAGGACGGCCATCGTGATCGCCCACCGGCTGTCCACGATCCGCACGGCCGACCAGATCCTGGTGGTCGAGGACGGACGGATCGTGGAACGGGGGACGCACGAGGAACTGCTCGCGTTCGACGGCCGGTACGCGGAGCTGTACCGGACCCAGTTCGCCTCACACGACGACGGGATGACCGAGACCGCCGTGGCGTAG